ACTGTAGAAGTAATTTAGCTAGTTACTTTTCACAAATAATTGTACTTGTGTAATCTGTAggtatcattttcttttatattttaatttttagcaaatttaaaaaaaaagatttattgGATTAAAGAACActataatttattagaaataaattttgaaaagatttacataaaaaattagaatcatacattttctttttgaataaagaagTCTATGCTTGATttatcaaaaattgaagaaaaagaaaatattaagaaagaataaattaatatctaaaatgaaaattgtttttattatgaaaatataattaaaaggataaatGAATTATTCGAAATGAAGTTGAAAACTTGGGGCTCTTAGTCTCCTCCACTCCAGCACTCTGAAAGAAGCCATGGAAATCATCCAATTCCAATCACACTCCCTTCCATTCagtcttcagccttcttctccAAATCCTCTCTTTTATAAAACAAAGCAATTCTGCAGAATCCAAGGCTCCGCAAGATCCCCACCCAAACCTCCCaaaaaaccaacaaaatttCCCCGCAAAAGAAGAAGGAACCCGCCTTCATTGCCCTTCTTTCAGAAAGCTCCATCTTCCCCCTCTTTACCTCTCCACTCCAAGAACCCACAGGCCATTTACAAAGACATTCAAGCATTCGCTAGACAAAACAAGCTCAAAGAAGCCCTCGCCATTTTAGACTACGTTGACCAACAAGGCATCCCTGTAAATCCCACCACCTTCTCTTCCCTCCTTGCTTCTTGCGTTCGTTTAAAATCCTTAACCCATGGAAGGCAAATCCACGCTCATATTCGGACCAATGGTCTCGAAAACAACGAGTTCCTACGTGCCAAACTTGCCCATATGTACACTTCTTGTGGTTCCATTGAAGATGCCCAAAGGGTGTTCGATGAATGTACTAGCAACAACGCTTATTCCTGGAATGCTTTGCTTAGAGGTAGTGTTGTATCGGGTAGAAAACGGTATTTGGATGTGCTTTCTACGTTTTCCGAAATGAGGTCATTGGCGGTAAATTTGAACGAGTACACTTTCTCTACTGTTCTTAAGAGCTTCGCCGGTGCATCAGCATTTAGACAAGGTTTAAAGGCTCATGCCCTTTTGATTAAATACGGTTTCATTAATAGTTCTATGCTTAGGACTGGTTTGATcgacttatattttaaatgcgGAAAGATTAAGCTCGCTCACCGCGTGTTTGAGGAAATCCCTGAGAGAGATATTATTTTGTGGGGGGCGGTGATTGCTGGTTTTGCACATAATAGGATGCAAAGGGAAGCTTTGAATTATGCTAGATGGATGATAAGTGAAGGTATATATCCCAATTCTGTTATACTCACTACGATACTTCCAGTGATTGGGGAAGTTTGGGCTCGGAAAGTAGGCCAGGAGGTCCATGCTTATGTGGTTAAGACGAAGAGTTATTCGAAGCAGTTGTCTATTCAGTCTGGCTTAATTGATATGTACAGCAAGTGTGGTGATATGGAATCGGGCAGGCAAGTTTTCTATTGTTCTGGAGAAAGGAATGCGATTTCTTGGACCGCTTTGATGTCGGGATACATATCGAATGGGAGGCTTGAGCAGGCTTTGAGATCGGTTGTATGGATGCAGCAGGAAGGGTTTAAGCCCGATGTTGTCACGGTCGCCACAGTTCTTCCTGTTTGTGCCCAATTGAGGGCTCTCAATCATGGGATGGAGATTCATGCGTATGCTGTAAAGAATTGTTTCTTTCCCAATGTATCTATTGTTACTTCCCTGATGATTATGTACTCAAAGTGTGGTGTTTTAGATTATTCTTTGAAGTTGTTTAATGGTTTAGAGGCAAGGAATGTAATTTCATGGACGGCCATGATTGAGTCATATGCAGAGAGTGGATGTTTACCTGAAGCAATCGGTGTGTTTAGGTCAATGCAGTTGTCGAAACACAGGCCGGACTCAGTGGTAATGGCAAGGATGTTGAACATTTGCGGTGAGCTTAAAGCTATAAAGCTTGGGAAGGAGATTCATGGACAAGTCTTGAAGAAAGATTTCGAGTCGATTCCTTCCGTTTCAGCAGAGATGGTTAAGATGTACGGTGCTTGTGGGTTAATGAGCAATGCAAAGTTAGTATTTGATGCAGTCCGCGTTAAGGGTTCTATGACATGGACTGCCATTATAGAGGCTCATGGATATAATGATCTTTGTGAAGGGGCAATCAGTCTTTTTCATCAAATGATATCTGATGGTTTCACTCCAAACCATTTCACTTTCAAAGTGGTATTATCGATTTGCAGAAAGGCTGGATTTGTTGATGAGGCTTGCCAAATATTCAGTGTAATGACTCGTAAATATAAAGTCAAGGTATCCGAAGAGCATTATTGTATCATGATCGAGCTTCTTAATATGTCGGGTCGCTTTGAGGAGGCTGAAAGATTCATCCAGATGAAATCTCTAACAtcataagataaaaaaaacagCCTTGTCGAGTTTAAGTTTCAATTACACCTCACAATTTGGAGAGTCAGATTAATCTTGATCAAGTCAATTCAGTTTTCgcatgattttaaatttattctaggCTCGAGTTATTGTCTTTTATCGTCAAATTGATTGGATTGGATGTGAGTTTTCGGATTTTCATATATAGATGAGAAATGACAAGTCtactctttttaaatttttaaaaagatagtcatttctatatttatttgtgGCTTAATATGACATAAGGTATGTGgatttttcataatttggtacctatgctttttttttatcaatttggtacctaaacttgacaTTCTTTCCTAATTTGGTACTAAGTTAACTtgacttttttctttctttctaatttGATACCTAAGCTTTTTCTTTGGTCCAATTTGATGCTTAAATTTGTCAAATGTTATACAAGTTACCCCAAAAACACTAACGATGTTAGTTTTTATGAGGGGATAGAAATAGCTAATGTATAACTGACATGTGACGAATACTATGAATTTAATGGCAAAAATGATTACAATTTTTTTGGAATTCCTTTATTTTGCCAAACAATATGctcaaaatttacttttcaTTAGGGGTAAGATTACTTCAACTATTAATGGTAGGAATGATTTAAGAAGGATTGTAAGCTTAAAACATGGCATGGTTTTCATAAAGCACTTAATTCCACAAAAATATTGTTGGTATTTGAGGAAATTCGTGTTAAAAATTGTACTTTGAGCTATAGTTAACAAATTTGATATTGAAGTAGAAAGAAAttcattatgttaaattaaaaataaaataaataaaactaaaagtaattgaacatttaaaatacaaaaaaagaaaaatcatgtcATTTGTCACATGTCAATcatacattaattatttttgctacCTCATAGAAAAACATTATTAGTATATTGGAGCAATTTGTATAACATTTgacaagtttaggtaccaaattgaaaaaaagattAGAATCCACAAATTAGGGAAAAAAAGTCAAGTTCAAGAAtcaaattggacaaaaaaaagcCTAGATAGCAAATTAGGAAAAGAAATGTCAAGTTAAAGTACCAAATGTTTTGTTAAGCCTTTATTTATAGATAATATTCATTATTCcaaacataaaattcaaattaaatttgattaaaattttgattgataagTTCCATATAATAAGTATTTAACttgaattgtaaaaattatttagtaaataattgaaaattaagtacccaatataaataaatttttgatgatgtaaatgttaaattttgaaaatttttatttcatattttcactcgtaagttgaatttgaatataaaaatattttgtaataattaaagtgttaaatataaaaattcataaaactaAGAAGTAAATATTCTTAACAAAatccaaattaataataaaatgattaatttaaatgaCAATACATAgtgtaaaagagaaaaaaaaggtataAATTGACTGAATATGAATTCTTATTAAGCAACAAGCCaccttttatttatcttttcagtattttcattaaaaattatatcaaatatttttatatttgttatcgatcgtttaaaatttaatccactcaaaacattaatcaaagaaataaatttttctatggATTATCAAACGAGGTCTAAGTCATAAATCGTGTTGATTTGATATAATAGTTCTATAATATGAATAACTTGAACTTGAATATTCTAAATATCAAACTTAATTGAGATTATCGATTGAAGTAGCccaattgataataaaaaaaaaactaaatttgaacCTATAAATGACATGAAAACATACTTTTCATTCTATAGAATTATAACTTGACCGGGTGATGTCACGAACTAATGTtgctgaaaatatttttgtttttatatttttatgtaaagcctattaaacccaaaataaacagaaaaatgACTTAGGATGAAATTTAAACATGGgtaataaaaaccaaaattttaaattatattatttataaatatagtgGCATAATCATAATTATGTTGATATTGGAGTTCATCCAATCAATTATTTAAAGATTAcgttttcaaataatttaagtatcatattatatacacaaacttagttttttaaaaagaaaacatgcaTAGAATATAATACACCAGAATCTAACTCTAAAAAATATCAGACCCCGAAAAGAATccttaaataaacaaatccaaTTTGGAACCTAAAATAAAGGAATCTGACACGTCAGCTTCAACATGGTCCCACAAAATCCATGAGATTTGTAGAGTTAGCACGTGGCGAGTGGTGATTGGCAGTGCACTTGGCCGTAACTAGGTCATGTAATGTAACCCTGCTGGTTGTGGTGATTGGCATGCAGCTGTTTTCCTCTCCGATTATTCCTTAATCCATCccaattttcttaattaaaattcaacagaAGAGATGTCAGTCATCTTCTCTTTTCCAATGAAGGAGGACACTAATTCATCAAAAGCAAAAGCATGGAATGCCCACATATTTTATGCTACTCAACAGCAAAGTGTCGGTGTTTGCTCTGTGTTCATTGAACGACTACtgcttctttatttatttatttgtattcaGCAAAtccttattttattgtttgtttgtcGGTACAAGAGAAGTGGAGTGgacaatcatttttatttattttttacaacaaaaaaaacaaaggtcAATCTAATCTTTGGTTTCATTGTGTGCAATGGTTCAAAATATTGGAACAAAAAGTTGAATGAATGCAATAAATTTGTTGACaataaaaaggaagaaagtTAAATGTAGTGATTTGTGTGAAGTAAGTTTAGGGTTGGAATCTGGACCATCCAATCTATTGAAGTTAAAAGTTtggaaatgaaaagataaataaattattcatgtTAAGACAATTATATTGGTATGATTAGGATGCCATGTacatacaatatttttattgtgttaTTTCATAACCTCTTTCACCATCAAGCTtgcctttttctcttttgaagGGAGTTTCCTTTCATTTTAACACCAAGATTTTGATACAAACCCAGCACTCTTTATTTTTaccaacaaacaaacaaacaaacatgaCGGAGATTTGGGTGTGGTGTAACAAGGTAGGTGAATGGGtacctttcttttttattttaaaattttcagtaaaatatgtcaaaaaaGCTATGGGTATATATTGAAGTGGAAGAATGGTTccaaaaaaagagtaaaaaagcATTGATACCTAAGAAGAAAGTACAAAGTGAGACAAGGAAAGAAAACCTTTGAAAATGGATCCAGGCAGGAAGATCACGCTTggacaaaacaacaaaaaaggaaaacacGTGTTCCATGCTTTTAACTTACAACTACCTCTCTTATCTTGGAAAATAGATGGTATACAGCATTCGatcatgtaaaaataaattggaattttttgtaataaatttttaaaaagataaagtTGCCCTCAAAATAATATCTATTACTTATTGAAAATGAGAGGCttttagtaaattcattgtTGAGTTAGTGACCCAGTTGATAGTGTCACTAATTCagtaaaatacttaaatatattaataataatttatattataattaaaataattttggatttataattaattacaatattatttaaaatctcccttttcctttatgcaaataaatacaaaaatgaacaatatatatcataattgaaataaatattttagtaaaattaatttatgaaaaaacaATCGAGCtaatttgtatttaataataatttttcttcttttggcaATTTATAAGCAAAAGATGTcttataaaaatacttaaaaaatatatttttattttcctcttagaataaaattttatttacactaattcaattataaaaatacaaaaaaaacaaaatgacaagaagatataaatatattcttaattaagtaatttaagtaaaactttaatatttcataaataatttatttttatagagaTACTTTATTCatgacaagaaaaaaaatcttgatTTGAATGGAACAGATAAGTTAAAATTCTTGTAAGACATTTCATTTGGCACGGGTTTGAACAGTGTTACCCCCATCCCCACCTCTATTATTGTATAaaagaaccaaaagaaaaagaaaagaaataaaatatattagtatataaactatcatttattttaatatttatataaaggaaaaaataaaacaaaaataagaaaatatatttataaaatgaatacaaatagacaatcttttaattaattatatttttaaaaacactataattattatttatttgtaaaaaaaaacaaaagagtaacttaatatatatatatatatatatatatatatataaaacaaaacaacacTAACACGTGACATCAATTGGTATGTAATAAAGAAATAatggaataaaaattaattggatTTTATTCCCCAGTAGAAGTCATATTTCCTGGTGAACGCggaaattataaatattcaacTCCAAGGCCTCTTCTTCACTCTTTCATACACCAATCTTTCTTCTACCAtgttaagtttaaattatattttataatttaaatttaaataaaacatttctaatttgagtttatttaaattaatacatattttcattccaACTAAATATAGTAAATCTATCAAATAACCTTATCTTTAAATAAGTAGGGTGTTCAAACGATTAACTGATCGGTTATCGAAccgaaatttctttttaaaaaatttagctaaaccgaaatttatatatgttttgtttttgttaaaacaagtataatgcatatcaaaataaataaatttataatgttcaTTTGACCAAATTAACCAAACTAGTAATAGcctaatacatataatatataatattatttattaagttcggTTAATTACCCGATtccgaaccgaattaaccgttaactaaaatttcaaaaaaccTTTAATCGACCTCTGAACGAATTAgatcggttaaccgactgaTTAATCAAATTAGATCAGTTCGGtcggttaattcagttttaaCCGAAGTTTGAACACCCTTAGATGCATGTAATGTAGTACTAGACCTAATCATGGGTCGAACAGGGCCGGgtcaatacaaaattttaagcctgTTTTCTAAGTCTGAAGTTGATTCGGCCTGAAAaatgagtctaaaattttgtccaagctcaacgtagataaaaatattaaatccgAGGCCCGATCCGACCCGTCtgtattattaaataaaaataaaaataaaaatataatacatcaaatacactaaacacattaaaataaatatttcccaacaaactGAAAATAcgttaaaaaatctttatacttaaataacactaagatagttaCAACTTAGAAAGCAAATgcctttaataaaataagagttaaataatatccaaacaataacaacaaaatagtagcaa
This sequence is a window from Gossypium raimondii isolate GPD5lz chromosome 5, ASM2569854v1, whole genome shotgun sequence. Protein-coding genes within it:
- the LOC105770990 gene encoding pentatricopeptide repeat-containing protein At1g71460, chloroplastic, translated to MEIIQFQSHSLPFSLQPSSPNPLFYKTKQFCRIQGSARSPPKPPKKPTKFPRKRRRNPPSLPFFQKAPSSPSLPLHSKNPQAIYKDIQAFARQNKLKEALAILDYVDQQGIPVNPTTFSSLLASCVRLKSLTHGRQIHAHIRTNGLENNEFLRAKLAHMYTSCGSIEDAQRVFDECTSNNAYSWNALLRGSVVSGRKRYLDVLSTFSEMRSLAVNLNEYTFSTVLKSFAGASAFRQGLKAHALLIKYGFINSSMLRTGLIDLYFKCGKIKLAHRVFEEIPERDIILWGAVIAGFAHNRMQREALNYARWMISEGIYPNSVILTTILPVIGEVWARKVGQEVHAYVVKTKSYSKQLSIQSGLIDMYSKCGDMESGRQVFYCSGERNAISWTALMSGYISNGRLEQALRSVVWMQQEGFKPDVVTVATVLPVCAQLRALNHGMEIHAYAVKNCFFPNVSIVTSLMIMYSKCGVLDYSLKLFNGLEARNVISWTAMIESYAESGCLPEAIGVFRSMQLSKHRPDSVVMARMLNICGELKAIKLGKEIHGQVLKKDFESIPSVSAEMVKMYGACGLMSNAKLVFDAVRVKGSMTWTAIIEAHGYNDLCEGAISLFHQMISDGFTPNHFTFKVVLSICRKAGFVDEACQIFSVMTRKYKVKVSEEHYCIMIELLNMSGRFEEAERFIQMKSLTS